One Fibrobacter sp. UWR4 DNA window includes the following coding sequences:
- a CDS encoding ABC transporter ATP-binding protein yields the protein MSENVFEVENLGLYYLGRFGDKTHAVTDVSFSMKQGEILGIAGESGCGKSTLVSGLMGMCIPPLYPEKGDVRVKSGDKMESLMNRSIEDVRANVLAQKVSMIPQGAFNALNPVRKIKDIAADVIAAHQQPGKKMDAAEIYKRLCDRFDLFGMDTQRVLNSYPIQLTAGERQRSVIGISTLLNPQMVIADEPTSALDVSTQKEVISMIFDLLDKGIFSTMIFITHELPLLYHVADNIAIMYAGEIVEMGTAEQVVKDPRHPYTQALMGAMLSTEASQRTRHPEAIEGAPPSLKNKIVGCRFAPRCKKACPDCKKNTQNIRIVGGRQVRCDYAV from the coding sequence ATGTCTGAAAATGTATTTGAAGTAGAAAACCTCGGCCTCTATTACTTGGGTCGTTTCGGCGACAAGACTCACGCAGTTACCGATGTGTCCTTCTCCATGAAGCAGGGCGAAATCCTCGGTATCGCTGGTGAATCTGGTTGCGGTAAGTCCACTCTCGTGTCCGGCCTTATGGGCATGTGCATTCCCCCTCTCTATCCTGAAAAGGGTGATGTCCGTGTGAAGTCCGGCGACAAGATGGAATCCCTCATGAACCGTTCCATCGAAGACGTTCGTGCCAACGTTCTGGCTCAGAAGGTCTCCATGATTCCTCAGGGTGCATTCAACGCTCTGAATCCGGTTCGTAAGATCAAGGACATCGCTGCTGACGTGATCGCTGCTCACCAGCAGCCCGGCAAGAAGATGGACGCTGCTGAAATCTACAAGCGCCTCTGTGACCGTTTCGACCTGTTCGGCATGGACACCCAGCGCGTTCTGAACTCCTATCCGATCCAGCTGACCGCAGGCGAACGCCAGCGTTCCGTGATCGGTATCTCCACCTTGCTCAACCCGCAGATGGTGATTGCTGACGAACCGACTTCCGCTCTGGACGTTTCCACCCAGAAGGAAGTGATCTCCATGATCTTCGATCTTCTGGACAAGGGCATCTTCAGCACCATGATCTTCATTACCCACGAACTTCCGCTCCTGTACCATGTGGCTGACAACATCGCCATCATGTACGCCGGCGAAATCGTTGAAATGGGTACTGCAGAACAGGTGGTTAAGGATCCTCGTCATCCCTACACCCAGGCTCTTATGGGCGCAATGCTCTCTACCGAAGCTTCCCAGCGTACTCGCCATCCGGAAGCTATCGAAGGTGCTCCTCCCAGCCTCAAGAACAAGATCGTGGGTTGCCGCTTCGCCCCGCGCTGCAAGAAGGCATGCCCGGATTGCAAGAAGAATACCCAGAACATCCGCATTGTTGGCGGTCGTCAAGTGAGGTGCGATTATGCTGTCTAA
- a CDS encoding glycoside hydrolase family 9 protein encodes MTKFNTVLTTVLSAGALASTFAGPLLINQLGFTPESEKLAVIPGSDANEFEVRDLNGKTVLKLDAPMVYDWDYSGEEVQTYDFSAVKTPGTYRLYRGGEYLGNPVVIGNNVYEDLAKAAIKWFYYQRASMPIEAQYGGKWVRAAGHPDDKVIVYGTDERTAAGYQKSVGKKHPKAGQNVIINSSKGWYDAGDYGKYIVNSGITVFTLLEMYEDFPSYMDTLSWNIPRELKNYPLILEEVKYNLDWMLTMQDADGGVYHKVTTLMFGGSVMPELDGAPRYAIIKNTIATLDFAAVMAQASVVYKKVDPAFAEQCLKAAEKAYAWAKKFPKQFYKQPEDVQTGSYAPGDENGKDEFRWAATELYRAKVVAGQKDKAANGYLADLKKNPFTPDGAWWGNVNMLAAFRVAKDAKTFGADLNKAAKKVVMDEANNLRAVGDTSGYHLPAFPWSWNWGSNSAMANNAMVLLHAYYLTGDKSYVDGAQQVLDYLLGKNPMEISYVTGFGYRSARNPHHRPSEGDWVDDPVPGMLVGGPHLGKQDINLDGKEMWKCPNYASADKPALAYIDNRCSYATNEVAINWNAPLAYVAGCMQAIYLGQKAASVK; translated from the coding sequence ATGACGAAGTTTAATACTGTACTTACTACTGTTCTTTCTGCAGGTGCCCTTGCAAGCACCTTTGCTGGCCCCCTCCTGATCAATCAGCTTGGCTTTACCCCCGAATCCGAAAAGTTGGCTGTCATTCCTGGTAGCGACGCTAACGAATTTGAAGTTCGCGATTTGAATGGCAAGACTGTGTTGAAGCTGGATGCTCCCATGGTCTACGACTGGGACTATAGTGGAGAGGAAGTCCAGACTTATGACTTTTCTGCAGTAAAGACTCCCGGCACTTACCGCCTTTATCGCGGTGGCGAATATTTGGGCAATCCTGTGGTTATCGGTAACAACGTTTACGAAGACCTGGCAAAGGCTGCCATCAAGTGGTTCTACTACCAGCGTGCCAGCATGCCCATCGAGGCCCAGTACGGTGGCAAGTGGGTCCGTGCCGCGGGTCATCCGGATGACAAGGTGATTGTTTACGGTACCGACGAACGTACTGCAGCGGGCTATCAGAAGTCCGTTGGCAAGAAACATCCCAAGGCCGGCCAGAACGTGATCATCAATTCTTCCAAGGGTTGGTATGACGCTGGTGACTACGGCAAGTATATTGTGAATTCCGGCATTACCGTGTTCACCTTGCTGGAAATGTACGAAGATTTCCCCTCCTACATGGATACCCTCTCCTGGAACATTCCCCGCGAGTTGAAGAACTACCCGCTGATTCTGGAAGAAGTAAAGTATAACCTGGACTGGATGCTTACCATGCAGGATGCCGACGGCGGCGTCTATCATAAGGTGACAACCCTGATGTTTGGCGGTTCCGTCATGCCGGAACTGGATGGCGCTCCCCGCTATGCCATTATCAAGAATACCATTGCTACTCTTGACTTTGCCGCTGTCATGGCCCAGGCTTCCGTAGTCTACAAGAAGGTGGATCCTGCATTTGCGGAACAGTGCCTGAAGGCTGCCGAAAAGGCCTACGCCTGGGCAAAGAAGTTCCCCAAGCAGTTCTACAAGCAGCCGGAAGATGTGCAGACCGGTAGCTACGCTCCTGGCGACGAAAACGGCAAGGACGAATTCCGCTGGGCAGCAACCGAACTTTACCGCGCCAAGGTGGTGGCCGGCCAGAAGGACAAGGCTGCAAACGGCTATCTCGCTGACCTGAAGAAGAACCCGTTTACTCCCGATGGCGCCTGGTGGGGCAACGTGAACATGCTTGCTGCATTCCGCGTGGCCAAGGACGCAAAGACTTTCGGGGCCGACCTGAACAAGGCTGCAAAGAAGGTGGTGATGGACGAAGCAAACAACCTCCGTGCTGTTGGCGATACTAGCGGCTATCACCTGCCTGCCTTCCCCTGGAGCTGGAACTGGGGTTCCAATAGTGCGATGGCAAACAACGCCATGGTATTGCTCCACGCCTATTATTTGACTGGCGACAAGAGCTATGTGGACGGCGCCCAGCAGGTGCTTGACTATCTCCTGGGTAAGAACCCCATGGAAATTTCCTACGTCACTGGCTTTGGTTACCGTAGCGCCCGCAATCCCCATCATCGCCCCAGTGAAGGCGACTGGGTTGACGATCCGGTGCCTGGCATGCTGGTAGGTGGCCCCCACCTGGGCAAGCAGGACATTAACCTGGACGGCAAGGAAATGTGGAAGTGCCCCAACTACGCTTCTGCAGACAAGCCGGCTCTTGCCTACATCGACAACCGTTGCAGCTACGCAACCAACGAAGTGGCCATTAACTGGAACGCTCCCCTGGCTTATGTGGCTGGCTGCATGCAGGCTATTTACCTGGGACAGAAGGCTGCTTCTGTGAAGTAG
- a CDS encoding ABC transporter ATP-binding protein, translating into MLSNKPVVFSAKRISKDFGAGKNLKSAVKDVSFDIYDEEFISIVGGSGCGKSVLAKIMLGLYEPTRGQFLYRDKPIKNLKDHWNEVQSVFQDPFGCFNQFFTIRSQLEDALNILKDKPSKDEIRRRVDEGLMAVNVKPEDIEGKYPFELSGGQMQRMLLARIFALRPKVLIADEATSMVDACVRANILDYLRKLKDELKMTVVFVTHDIGLANYVSDRIFIMHDGKIVNQGTPAEVLDNTNEPHTLKLLDDIPEVHKTEWIKNSRRSKK; encoded by the coding sequence ATGCTGTCTAATAAGCCCGTTGTATTTTCCGCTAAGCGCATCAGCAAGGACTTCGGTGCCGGTAAGAATCTGAAGTCTGCTGTGAAGGATGTTTCCTTCGACATTTACGACGAAGAATTCATCTCCATCGTGGGTGGTTCTGGTTGCGGTAAGTCCGTTCTCGCCAAGATCATGCTTGGCCTGTACGAACCCACTCGCGGTCAGTTCCTCTATCGCGACAAGCCCATCAAGAACCTGAAGGACCACTGGAACGAAGTCCAGTCCGTGTTCCAGGATCCGTTCGGCTGCTTCAACCAGTTCTTTACCATCCGTAGCCAGCTGGAAGACGCCCTGAACATCCTGAAGGACAAGCCCTCCAAGGACGAAATCCGCCGCCGCGTGGACGAAGGCCTCATGGCTGTGAACGTCAAGCCCGAAGACATCGAAGGTAAGTATCCGTTCGAACTGTCCGGTGGTCAGATGCAGCGTATGCTCCTTGCCCGTATCTTCGCTCTCCGTCCGAAGGTTCTGATCGCTGACGAAGCTACCTCCATGGTGGACGCCTGCGTTCGTGCAAACATCCTTGACTATCTTCGTAAGTTGAAAGACGAACTGAAGATGACCGTGGTGTTCGTGACCCATGATATCGGTCTTGCAAACTACGTTTCTGACCGTATCTTCATCATGCACGATGGTAAGATCGTGAACCAGGGTACCCCTGCAGAAGTGTTGGATAACACCAACGAACCGCACACCCTGAAGCTGCTGGACGATATTCCGGAAGTCCACAAGACTGAATGGATCAAGAACAGCCGTCGTTCCAAGAAGTAG
- a CDS encoding ABC transporter permease, which yields MGKLFRNLLKSPMFVVGISIFVLTLLIAVFGPIFYSVDTHARDILAGPYAGSSSAHLLGTDHLGRDYVSLLIEGLGNSLYVGFLAGIIATTLGVLIGLFGGFRGGWIDEVLNMFTNLFIVIPQFVILVLISSAFKDGRSLTLIGVVIGLTAWSWSARAVRAQASSLRSRDHISLARINGASTLTIVIKHVLPYLLSYVFMVFIMQVGSGILSEASISMIGLGPVDTTSLGIILNQAKDNGALADSIWIAFLPATLVVTLTVFSLYLINTSMEGVFNPRLRK from the coding sequence ATGGGAAAGCTCTTTAGAAACCTTCTCAAGTCTCCGATGTTCGTCGTCGGTATCTCTATTTTCGTGCTCACCCTGTTGATCGCTGTCTTCGGACCGATCTTCTACAGCGTGGACACTCATGCTCGTGACATCCTTGCTGGTCCTTATGCTGGCTCCAGCTCTGCTCACCTGCTTGGCACCGACCACCTGGGTCGTGACTATGTCTCCCTGCTGATCGAAGGCCTGGGCAACTCCCTCTATGTGGGTTTCCTCGCCGGTATCATCGCTACTACACTCGGTGTTCTTATTGGTCTGTTCGGCGGTTTCCGCGGCGGCTGGATTGACGAAGTCCTGAACATGTTCACCAACCTGTTCATCGTTATCCCGCAGTTCGTGATCCTCGTGCTCATCAGCTCTGCTTTCAAGGATGGCCGTTCCCTGACCCTGATCGGTGTGGTGATTGGTCTTACCGCTTGGAGCTGGTCTGCTCGTGCAGTCCGTGCACAGGCTTCTTCTCTGCGTAGCCGCGACCACATCTCCCTTGCCCGCATTAACGGTGCAAGCACCCTGACCATCGTGATCAAGCATGTGCTCCCGTACTTGCTCTCCTACGTGTTCATGGTGTTCATCATGCAGGTGGGTTCCGGTATTCTTTCCGAAGCTTCCATTTCCATGATCGGTCTTGGCCCTGTGGATACCACTTCTCTGGGTATCATCCTGAACCAGGCTAAGGACAACGGCGCTCTTGCCGACTCCATCTGGATCGCATTCCTGCCGGCAACTCTGGTCGTCACCCTGACCGTGTTCTCCCTGTACCTGATCAATACTTCTATGGAAGGCGTCTTCAACCCGCGTCTGCGTAAGTAA